In a single window of the Arthrobacter zhangbolii genome:
- a CDS encoding peptidoglycan D,D-transpeptidase FtsI family protein, whose protein sequence is MAQTSGPNNHRVALVAKRLRIGLVAALVLLTVLGLRLFHVQALDPAGMAEDAVANRLTTVSVPALRGSILDANGNYLARSVERFDIVVDQRLSQPYAEDEVFQRRDSEGVLQDITFDQGFEELAAILGQDTGTLRSSVLGEKGFNFVAKTVTPEIKEKVLAVKFPGIYADRTTLRTYPSGAVAGSIVGFLGTEGAQEGLELTQDEILAGKAGSKTYEIGGDGIRIPYATNEDEPVQDGQSIKLSIDQDLQWFSQQTISAQVEEYNAEWGNIVVMEAETGRVVALAESTTVDPNNPGATPAESRKARTVTDSFEPGSTTKVITMAAAIEEGLITPESQFAIGPNYTVDGQTFKDAAPHGDLRMTASGVLAKSLNTGTVMIGQQLTPRERYDWLRKFGIGQPLNVGLNGETSGILSDPDEWDTRQQYTVLFGQGLTQTALHTASVYQTIANDGVRIPPSIIDSVIDEDGTEKPVEKPEATRVVSKETAGEVRRMLETVTVDGSGATGALEQYRVGSKTGTAEAPGPNGGYSGSTLSYAGIAPLEDPKYVVVVTLQRPQGDLYYIIPGQSFQKVMEQALVSSNVPPSTGKPETYPIEY, encoded by the coding sequence GTGGCACAGACATCCGGCCCGAACAACCACAGGGTGGCCCTCGTTGCCAAGCGGCTGCGGATAGGACTGGTCGCGGCCCTCGTTCTCCTGACCGTCCTGGGGCTCCGGCTTTTCCATGTCCAGGCCCTGGATCCGGCCGGCATGGCCGAAGACGCCGTCGCCAACCGGCTCACCACCGTTAGTGTCCCGGCCCTCCGCGGAAGCATCCTCGACGCCAACGGCAACTATCTGGCCCGCAGTGTGGAACGCTTCGACATTGTGGTGGATCAGCGGCTGTCACAGCCCTACGCCGAGGACGAGGTTTTCCAGCGCCGGGACTCCGAAGGCGTGCTGCAGGACATTACCTTTGACCAGGGTTTCGAGGAGCTCGCGGCGATCCTGGGCCAGGACACCGGGACCCTGCGTTCCTCGGTACTGGGGGAGAAGGGATTCAACTTCGTTGCCAAGACCGTCACCCCGGAAATCAAGGAGAAGGTCCTGGCAGTCAAATTCCCCGGCATCTACGCGGACCGGACCACGCTGCGCACCTATCCCTCCGGTGCGGTTGCCGGGTCCATCGTGGGTTTCCTGGGCACTGAAGGCGCCCAGGAAGGCCTTGAACTGACGCAGGATGAGATCCTCGCGGGTAAAGCCGGCAGCAAAACCTATGAAATCGGCGGGGACGGCATCCGGATTCCGTACGCCACCAACGAGGATGAGCCCGTGCAGGACGGGCAGTCCATCAAGCTCAGCATTGACCAGGACCTGCAGTGGTTCTCACAGCAGACCATCTCCGCCCAGGTGGAGGAATACAACGCCGAGTGGGGCAACATCGTTGTGATGGAGGCGGAAACGGGCAGGGTGGTTGCCCTCGCCGAGTCCACCACCGTGGACCCCAACAACCCGGGTGCCACGCCCGCCGAGTCCCGCAAGGCGCGGACCGTGACGGATTCCTTCGAACCGGGATCCACCACCAAGGTCATTACCATGGCTGCCGCAATCGAAGAGGGCCTGATCACCCCGGAATCACAGTTCGCCATCGGCCCGAACTACACCGTGGACGGTCAGACATTCAAAGACGCCGCACCGCACGGCGACCTCCGGATGACGGCCTCAGGGGTGCTGGCGAAGTCCCTGAACACCGGAACCGTGATGATCGGGCAGCAGCTCACGCCGCGCGAACGCTACGACTGGCTGCGGAAGTTCGGCATCGGCCAGCCCCTGAACGTGGGGCTGAACGGGGAAACCTCGGGCATACTCTCCGATCCCGACGAATGGGACACCCGGCAGCAGTACACAGTGCTCTTCGGCCAGGGGCTGACACAGACAGCCCTGCACACTGCCAGTGTCTACCAGACCATTGCCAACGACGGCGTGCGGATTCCGCCCAGCATCATCGACTCCGTGATCGATGAGGATGGTACCGAGAAGCCGGTTGAAAAACCTGAGGCAACCCGCGTTGTGTCCAAGGAGACAGCCGGGGAGGTCCGGCGCATGCTGGAGACCGTCACGGTGGACGGTTCCGGCGCCACGGGCGCCCTGGAGCAGTACAGGGTGGGGTCCAAAACGGGTACTGCCGAGGCTCCCGGTCCCAACGGCGGCTACAGCGGCTCCACGCTCTCCTATGCTGGTATTGCGCCTTTGGAGGATCCCAAGTACGTGGTTGTGGTGACCCTTCAGCGGCCGCAGGGCGACCTTTACTACATTATTCCGGGGCAGTCCTTCCAGAAGGTCATGGAGCAGGCGCTCGTCAGCAGCAACGTACCGCCCTCCACGGGAAAGCCGGAGACCTACCCCATTGAGTACTAA